A DNA window from Streptomyces sp. CA-278952 contains the following coding sequences:
- a CDS encoding AMP-dependent synthetase/ligase, with protein sequence MPAAPQVGGLADVVFDYAEDDPHRVALGRKDAGGQWRDVTSADFRDQVLALARGLIAHGVRFGDRVALMSRTRYEWTLFDFALWTVGAQSVPVYPTSSAEQVLWMLHDAEVVAVMVEHEDHAMTVGSVIDRLPHLKRLWQLDAGAVDELFGAGADIDDEVVQRHRRAVTPDSVATVIYTSGTTGRPKGCVITHASFMFESDTMVTRWEPVFHSQPGDEAATLLFLPLAHVFGRMVEIAAVRGRVKLGHQPELSANALMPDLVTFRPTFILAVPYIFEKVYNGARRKAEAEGRAGPFDKAVDIAVKYAEAMERKAFGDGPGPSAGLRMQHQFFDKVVYKKVRDAMGGRVRHAMSGGSGMDRRLGLFFAGAGVSVFEGYGLTESTAAATANPPERTRYGTVGQPIPGTSVHIADDGEVWLHGPNVFSGYLGNPGATRTVLRDGWLATGDLGALDEDGYLTITGRKKEILVTSGGKSVSPAGLEERVRAHPLVAQCIVVGNDRPYIAALVTVDQESVDHWLSMRGRTPLGPADLVRDPDLEMEVRRAVVAANTAVSQAESIRTFRILAHPFTEETGLLTPSLKLKRKAIETAYAVEVDALYH encoded by the coding sequence ATGCCGGCGGCACCTCAGGTCGGCGGTCTGGCCGATGTGGTCTTCGACTACGCGGAGGACGATCCGCACCGCGTCGCGCTCGGCCGCAAGGACGCCGGGGGCCAGTGGCGTGATGTCACCTCTGCGGACTTCCGCGATCAGGTGCTGGCCCTGGCCAGAGGGCTGATCGCGCACGGGGTGCGGTTCGGTGACCGGGTCGCGCTGATGTCCCGTACGCGCTACGAGTGGACGCTCTTCGATTTCGCGCTCTGGACCGTCGGGGCCCAGTCGGTGCCGGTCTACCCGACCTCCTCCGCCGAGCAGGTCCTGTGGATGCTGCACGACGCCGAGGTGGTGGCGGTGATGGTCGAGCACGAGGACCACGCGATGACCGTCGGCTCGGTGATCGACCGGCTGCCGCATCTGAAGCGGCTGTGGCAGCTGGACGCCGGAGCGGTGGACGAGCTGTTCGGGGCGGGCGCGGACATCGACGACGAGGTGGTGCAGCGGCACCGGCGCGCGGTGACGCCCGACTCCGTGGCGACCGTCATCTACACCTCGGGGACGACGGGCCGCCCCAAGGGGTGCGTGATCACCCACGCGAGCTTCATGTTCGAGAGCGACACGATGGTTACGCGCTGGGAGCCGGTGTTCCACTCCCAGCCCGGCGACGAGGCGGCCACCCTCCTCTTCCTGCCGCTGGCCCATGTCTTCGGGCGGATGGTCGAGATCGCCGCGGTCCGCGGCCGGGTCAAGCTCGGCCACCAGCCGGAGCTGTCCGCGAACGCGCTGATGCCGGACCTGGTGACGTTCCGGCCGACGTTCATCCTGGCGGTGCCGTACATCTTCGAGAAGGTGTACAACGGGGCCCGGCGCAAGGCCGAGGCGGAGGGCCGGGCCGGGCCGTTCGACAAGGCCGTCGACATCGCGGTGAAGTACGCCGAGGCCATGGAGCGGAAGGCGTTCGGGGACGGTCCCGGCCCCTCGGCCGGGCTGCGGATGCAGCACCAGTTCTTCGACAAGGTCGTCTACAAGAAGGTCCGCGACGCGATGGGCGGCCGGGTGCGGCACGCGATGTCGGGCGGCTCGGGCATGGACCGCCGGCTCGGGCTGTTCTTCGCGGGCGCCGGGGTGAGCGTCTTCGAGGGGTACGGGCTGACCGAGTCGACCGCCGCGGCGACGGCGAACCCTCCCGAGCGCACCCGGTACGGCACGGTCGGTCAGCCCATCCCCGGAACATCGGTGCACATCGCGGACGACGGCGAGGTGTGGTTGCACGGGCCGAACGTGTTCTCCGGCTATCTGGGCAACCCCGGGGCCACCCGGACAGTGCTGCGGGACGGCTGGCTCGCCACCGGGGATCTCGGTGCGCTGGACGAGGACGGCTATCTGACGATCACCGGGCGGAAGAAGGAGATCCTGGTGACGTCCGGCGGCAAGAGCGTCTCCCCGGCCGGTCTGGAGGAACGCGTACGGGCGCATCCGCTGGTGGCGCAGTGCATCGTCGTCGGCAACGACCGCCCGTACATCGCGGCGCTCGTCACCGTCGACCAGGAGTCCGTGGACCACTGGCTGTCGATGCGGGGTCGCACCCCGCTCGGCCCGGCCGACCTGGTGCGGGACCCGGATCTGGAGATGGAGGTCCGCCGGGCGGTGGTGGCCGCCAATACGGCGGTGTCCCAGGCCGAGTCGATCCGTACGTTCCGGATCCTGGCCCATCCGTTCACCGAGGAGACGGGGCTGCTGACGCCCTCGCTGAAGCTGAAGCGCAAGGCGATCGAGACGGCGTACGCGGTCGAGGTCGACGCGCTGTACCACTGA
- a CDS encoding aldo/keto reductase — MSQVPSITLNNGLDMPQLGFGVWQVPDGEAEKAVATAIETGYRSIDTAAIYENETGTGKAIAASGVARDELFVTTKLWNSEQGHDRALRAFDASLDKLGLDYVDLYLIHWPVPAKDAYTETYNVLEKILADGRAKAIGVSNLHPEHLERLLAETSVVPAVNQVELHPQLQQGELRAFHAEHGIATEAWSPLGQGKGLLEVPTVVAIAQKHGRTPAQAVLRWHLQTGNIAIPKSVTPSRIKENLDVFGFELDADDLAAFAALDEGKRLGSDPAEFNVGA; from the coding sequence GTGAGCCAGGTCCCCTCCATCACCCTCAACAACGGCCTCGACATGCCGCAGCTCGGTTTCGGTGTCTGGCAGGTGCCGGACGGCGAGGCGGAGAAGGCGGTCGCCACGGCCATCGAGACCGGGTACCGGAGCATCGACACCGCCGCGATCTACGAGAACGAGACCGGCACCGGCAAGGCCATCGCCGCCTCCGGCGTCGCCCGTGACGAGCTCTTCGTCACCACGAAGCTGTGGAACAGCGAGCAGGGCCACGACCGCGCCCTGCGCGCCTTCGACGCCTCGCTGGACAAGCTCGGCCTGGACTACGTCGACCTGTACCTGATCCACTGGCCGGTCCCGGCGAAGGACGCGTACACCGAGACGTACAACGTGCTGGAGAAGATCCTTGCCGACGGCCGCGCGAAGGCCATCGGCGTGTCGAACTTGCATCCCGAGCACCTGGAGCGGCTGCTCGCCGAGACCTCCGTGGTGCCGGCCGTCAACCAGGTCGAGCTGCACCCGCAGCTCCAGCAGGGCGAGCTCCGCGCCTTCCACGCCGAGCACGGCATCGCCACCGAGGCGTGGTCGCCGCTGGGCCAGGGCAAGGGCCTGCTGGAGGTGCCGACGGTCGTCGCCATCGCCCAGAAGCACGGCCGTACGCCCGCCCAGGCGGTGCTGCGCTGGCATCTGCAGACCGGCAACATCGCGATCCCGAAGTCCGTGACCCCCTCGCGGATCAAGGAGAACCTCGACGTGTTCGGCTTCGAGCTGGACGCCGACGACCTCGCCGCCTTCGCCGCCCTGGACGAGGGCAAGCGGCTCGGCTCGGACCCGGCGGAGTTCAACGTCGGCGCCTGA
- a CDS encoding RICIN domain-containing protein, with translation MSGELAPVVEAGPYRLRNVGSKLVLEVYGAAKGSGARVQQGEDDGTAAQVWRLAPVHEGAALFHLVNEHSGKRLDVANADTSNGTRIQQWKANNFGAQEWLIEQHAEAPGTVTLVSFISGLVMEVADRSTVDGGAIHQWEDTDSPFQWWRLEPVS, from the coding sequence ATGAGCGGCGAACTCGCGCCCGTCGTCGAGGCGGGTCCGTACCGCCTGCGCAACGTCGGCAGCAAGCTGGTGCTGGAGGTGTACGGCGCGGCCAAGGGCAGTGGGGCCCGGGTCCAGCAGGGCGAGGACGACGGGACGGCCGCGCAGGTGTGGCGGCTGGCCCCGGTGCACGAGGGCGCGGCCCTCTTCCACCTGGTCAACGAGCACAGTGGGAAGCGGCTGGACGTGGCCAATGCCGATACGTCGAACGGCACCCGCATCCAGCAGTGGAAGGCCAACAACTTCGGTGCCCAGGAGTGGCTGATCGAGCAGCACGCGGAGGCGCCCGGGACGGTGACGCTGGTGAGTTTCATCAGCGGGCTCGTCATGGAGGTCGCGGACCGTTCCACCGTGGACGGCGGCGCGATTCATCAGTGGGAGGACACCGACTCCCCCTTCCAGTGGTGGCGGTTGGAGCCGGTGTCGTAG
- a CDS encoding class I SAM-dependent methyltransferase, whose translation MSSHAGHGHHDAHAPATPVDAHAPAHAHSPAHVHGSGGDPATDIDWDVLGPLLEQEAELNGAQYEEAARWIAALPTAPNVRRVLDIGSGPGVVSCLLAEVFPEAEVVAVDATPALLERAKNRARRLGVIDRFLTLEAELPADFDRLGEADLIWAGNSLHHLGDQRAALAGFAGLLRPGGTVALVEGGLPTRRLPRDIGIGQPGLEARMGAAAATRFQHMRSELPGAKRETEDWSALFTAVGLVPQGARSFLLDLPAPLSGPARDHVVASITREREVLGELLSAEDSAVLDRLLDPEDPEGLHHRPDVHLLTARTVHLGRRD comes from the coding sequence ATGAGCAGCCACGCCGGTCACGGCCACCACGACGCGCACGCACCCGCCACGCCCGTAGACGCCCACGCCCCTGCCCACGCCCATTCCCCTGCCCATGTGCACGGATCGGGCGGCGATCCGGCGACGGACATCGACTGGGACGTCCTCGGACCCCTGCTGGAGCAGGAGGCCGAACTCAACGGCGCGCAGTACGAGGAGGCGGCCCGCTGGATTGCCGCCCTGCCCACCGCGCCGAACGTCCGCCGGGTCCTGGACATCGGCAGCGGCCCCGGCGTCGTCTCCTGCCTGCTGGCCGAGGTCTTCCCGGAGGCCGAAGTGGTGGCGGTGGACGCCACACCCGCCCTCCTGGAACGCGCGAAGAACCGCGCGCGACGCCTCGGCGTGATCGACCGCTTCCTGACCCTGGAGGCCGAACTCCCCGCGGACTTCGACCGGCTGGGCGAGGCCGATCTGATCTGGGCGGGCAACTCCCTGCACCACCTGGGCGACCAGCGCGCTGCTCTGGCCGGTTTCGCCGGGCTCCTGCGGCCCGGTGGCACGGTCGCGCTCGTCGAGGGTGGGCTGCCCACCCGACGGCTGCCCCGCGACATCGGCATCGGACAGCCCGGCCTGGAGGCTCGTATGGGCGCGGCCGCCGCCACCCGCTTCCAGCACATGCGGTCCGAACTCCCGGGCGCGAAGCGGGAGACCGAGGACTGGAGTGCGCTCTTCACCGCGGTCGGCCTCGTCCCGCAGGGCGCCCGGAGCTTCCTCCTCGACCTGCCCGCCCCGCTCTCGGGACCCGCCCGCGACCATGTCGTCGCGAGCATCACCCGCGAGCGGGAGGTGCTGGGCGAGCTGCTGTCGGCCGAGGACAGCGCGGTGCTGGACCGGCTCCTGGACCCCGAGGACCCCGAAGGCCTTCACCACCGCCCCGATGTCCACCTGCTCACCGCCCGCACGGTCCACCTGGGCCGCCGCGACTGA
- a CDS encoding LysR family transcriptional regulator, whose product MELELRHLRTVRAIADTGSLTKAAATLGLAQPALSAQLRRIEKALGGSLFDRDHTGARATPLGELVLGRARVVLPAVSELQAEAVRFANATGSLDRFRLGGTHGPLLGGLVDRMAAAHPSVPVSTYTSWSVAEIASLVIDGRLDFALIGTCGESPPPLADRLVWEVVGVDPVFVMLPEDHALAGETELELAALADECWADVPGDGCFSDCFTSACARSGFTPVSVYETDTSSVVHLVQVGRAIGLCRATFPPAPGLVTRPLAGAPLSWRHLVGWHPHSPAADAAAGTVAGATRAAYAEAVSRSPSYAQWLGAHPRFGTVA is encoded by the coding sequence ATGGAGCTTGAGTTGCGCCATCTGCGAACGGTCCGTGCCATTGCCGACACGGGCAGCCTCACCAAGGCCGCCGCCACGCTGGGGCTTGCCCAGCCTGCCCTCAGCGCTCAGCTGCGGCGGATCGAGAAGGCCCTGGGCGGCTCCCTGTTCGACCGCGACCACACCGGGGCGCGGGCCACCCCGCTCGGCGAACTGGTGTTGGGACGGGCCCGGGTGGTGCTGCCCGCGGTCAGTGAACTCCAGGCGGAGGCGGTGCGGTTCGCCAATGCCACGGGGTCGCTGGACCGGTTCCGGCTGGGCGGCACGCACGGTCCGCTGCTCGGCGGCCTGGTGGACCGGATGGCCGCCGCGCACCCGTCGGTGCCGGTGTCGACGTACACCTCGTGGTCGGTCGCCGAGATCGCCTCGCTGGTGATCGACGGCCGGCTGGACTTCGCGCTGATCGGAACGTGCGGCGAGAGCCCGCCGCCGCTGGCGGACCGGCTGGTCTGGGAGGTCGTCGGGGTGGACCCGGTCTTCGTGATGCTGCCGGAGGATCACGCCCTGGCCGGTGAGACGGAGCTGGAGCTGGCGGCCCTCGCGGACGAGTGCTGGGCGGATGTGCCCGGCGACGGCTGCTTCTCCGACTGCTTCACCTCGGCCTGCGCGCGGTCGGGCTTCACCCCGGTGTCGGTGTACGAGACGGACACCTCGTCCGTCGTCCATCTGGTGCAGGTGGGGCGGGCGATAGGGCTGTGCCGGGCGACGTTCCCGCCGGCGCCCGGCCTGGTGACCAGACCGCTGGCCGGCGCGCCGCTCAGCTGGCGTCATCTGGTGGGCTGGCACCCGCACTCCCCCGCCGCGGACGCCGCGGCGGGGACGGTGGCCGGAGCGACCCGCGCGGCCTACGCCGAGGCGGTGTCGCGCAGCCCGAGCTACGCGCAGTGGCTCGGCGCGCACCCGAGGTTCGGCACGGTGGCCTGA
- a CDS encoding 4a-hydroxytetrahydrobiopterin dehydratase, giving the protein MSAEPLSPTEIDRRLESLPGWALEGDRLTRTFRLPSHVAAAALTVHIARIQDELNHHSDLTLGYNTVALSVHTHDAGGAVTEKDLALAARVASAAVAHGAE; this is encoded by the coding sequence ATGAGCGCAGAGCCGCTTTCGCCGACCGAGATCGACCGCCGGCTGGAGAGCCTGCCCGGCTGGGCGCTGGAAGGTGACCGGCTCACCCGGACCTTCCGGCTGCCCTCGCACGTCGCCGCCGCCGCGCTGACGGTCCACATCGCGCGGATCCAGGACGAGCTGAACCATCACTCGGACCTGACGCTCGGATACAACACGGTGGCCCTCTCCGTCCACACGCACGACGCGGGAGGCGCGGTCACCGAGAAGGACCTCGCGCTCGCCGCCCGGGTGGCGTCCGCCGCCGTGGCCCACGGAGCCGAGTAG
- a CDS encoding helix-turn-helix domain-containing protein, with amino-acid sequence MTTVLPDTGVGPLLRDWREQRRISQLELALRADSSARHISFIETGRSRPSEDMVLRLAEELGVPVRERNALLVVAGYAPRYAQTPLDDPAMASLRESLDRLLAAYEPYPALVVDGTYGVVAANRGIALLLEGVPEKLLVPPVNAMRLTLHPEGLAPRIVNLPEWRADLLAQMGRQIALVRSPELRALYDEVAAYPVPARAAGADRRTDGAGGAGRERSAAFALPMLLEHGGRVLSFVSSIATFNTPMDVTVAELAIETFLPADRETAAYLHAHVPS; translated from the coding sequence ATGACGACTGTCTTGCCCGACACGGGAGTAGGGCCGCTGCTGCGGGACTGGCGGGAACAGCGGCGCATCAGCCAGCTAGAGCTGGCCCTTCGCGCCGACTCCTCGGCCCGCCACATCTCGTTCATCGAGACGGGCCGCTCCCGGCCCAGCGAGGACATGGTCCTGCGGCTGGCCGAGGAGCTGGGCGTCCCGGTCCGTGAACGCAACGCCCTTCTGGTGGTCGCCGGCTACGCGCCCCGCTACGCGCAGACGCCGCTCGACGACCCCGCGATGGCCTCCCTCCGCGAGAGCCTCGACCGGCTGCTCGCGGCGTACGAGCCGTATCCGGCGCTCGTGGTGGACGGCACCTACGGGGTGGTGGCGGCCAATCGGGGGATCGCCCTGCTGCTGGAGGGGGTGCCGGAGAAGCTGCTGGTCCCGCCGGTGAACGCCATGCGGCTCACCCTCCACCCGGAGGGGCTCGCCCCGCGCATCGTGAACCTCCCGGAGTGGCGGGCGGACCTGCTGGCGCAGATGGGCCGCCAGATCGCCCTCGTACGCTCGCCGGAGCTGCGTGCGCTGTACGACGAGGTGGCCGCCTATCCGGTCCCCGCACGGGCAGCCGGCGCGGACCGTCGCACCGACGGTGCGGGCGGTGCGGGGCGGGAGCGCTCCGCCGCGTTCGCGCTGCCGATGCTGCTCGAACACGGGGGCCGGGTCCTGTCGTTCGTGTCGTCGATCGCGACGTTCAACACGCCGATGGACGTGACGGTGGCCGAGCTGGCCATCGAGACGTTCCTCCCCGCCGACCGGGAGACGGCCGCCTATCTGCACGCGCACGTCCCGTCCTGA
- the secD gene encoding protein translocase subunit SecD — MTRATTVRAVLAVAVLLVSVYISLTMSPRLGLDLQGGTRIVLQARDTATVEADRETTDRTLEVLRQRIDSLGVSEPTLTRSGEDRIIVELPDVQDPRQAAEVIGRTAQLTFHAVEGPAAEEPDEKPSGSDPTADPGSTADPGPTTDPDRLTLPDEQGRALALGPSRLSGAGVEDATAGFDAQGGAGWSVSLEFREDAGQDWKRLTGEAACHPAGDDRRRVAIVLDEKVISSPQVDPSVGCRAGLPSGATQITGSFSADEARDLALLIKGGALPVPVEIVEQRTVGPTLGAAAIDASARAALIGAAATALFITLVYRLFGALAAVALAAYGVISYAALVALGVTLTLPGLAGFVLAIGMAVDANVLVFERAREECAAGPKRSLRSALATGFTKAWSAVADSNATTLIAAGLLFFLGSGPVKGFGVTLAIGVIASMFSALVIARALTEIAASTRFVSDYRGVNGIARPGAVRTWLVRKDPELFRKPVRWLVVSAALVAVAVAGIVVRGVDLGVEFTGGRLVEYSTSRPVDVETARDTLAAAGFGDAEVTTAGEGDLSVRTGKLDNDGEHALRTALAEEGGETTKVRDELIGPSLGDELRRNALIALGVAVAVQLAYLAVRFRWTFAVASVGAMMHDVILVVGAFAWLGRPVDGIFLAALLTVIGYSVNDSVVVFDRVRETWGANRRTPLDTIARRAVLQTVPRTVNTGVGALFILAALAVLGGDSLADFALALLIGIVVGTWSSVFTAVPGAILLERNAKAPPPAPGKRKGKGSAGGSAGASRRDPLDNGARV, encoded by the coding sequence ATGACTCGCGCCACCACGGTGCGAGCGGTTCTGGCCGTCGCCGTCCTGCTCGTCTCCGTCTACATCAGCCTGACCATGTCGCCCAGACTCGGCCTCGATCTCCAGGGCGGCACCCGTATCGTGCTCCAGGCCCGGGACACCGCCACCGTCGAGGCGGACCGGGAGACCACCGACCGCACCCTGGAGGTGCTGCGGCAGCGCATCGACTCGCTGGGCGTCTCCGAGCCGACCCTGACCCGGTCCGGCGAGGACCGGATCATCGTCGAACTGCCCGACGTCCAGGATCCGCGCCAGGCCGCCGAAGTGATCGGCCGGACGGCTCAGCTCACCTTCCACGCGGTCGAGGGCCCGGCGGCCGAGGAGCCGGACGAGAAACCTTCGGGCTCCGATCCCACCGCCGACCCGGGCTCCACCGCCGACCCCGGGCCCACCACCGACCCCGACCGGCTTACCCTCCCCGACGAGCAGGGCCGCGCCCTCGCCCTCGGCCCCTCCCGGCTCTCCGGCGCGGGCGTCGAGGACGCCACCGCGGGCTTCGACGCGCAGGGCGGTGCCGGCTGGAGCGTCTCGCTCGAATTCCGCGAGGACGCCGGTCAGGACTGGAAGAGGCTGACCGGCGAGGCCGCCTGCCATCCCGCCGGGGACGACCGCCGGAGGGTCGCCATCGTCCTCGACGAGAAGGTCATCTCCTCGCCGCAGGTCGACCCCTCGGTCGGCTGCCGGGCCGGACTGCCGTCCGGGGCCACCCAGATCACCGGCTCGTTCAGCGCGGACGAGGCGCGTGACCTGGCGCTGCTCATCAAGGGCGGGGCCCTGCCCGTGCCCGTCGAGATCGTCGAGCAGCGGACCGTCGGCCCGACGCTCGGCGCGGCTGCCATCGACGCGAGCGCCCGGGCGGCGCTCATCGGCGCAGCCGCCACCGCACTCTTCATCACGCTCGTCTACCGACTCTTCGGTGCGCTGGCCGCCGTGGCGCTGGCCGCGTACGGGGTGATCTCCTACGCCGCGCTCGTCGCCCTCGGTGTCACGCTGACGCTCCCCGGGCTCGCCGGTTTCGTCCTGGCGATCGGGATGGCGGTCGACGCGAACGTCCTGGTCTTCGAACGGGCCAGGGAGGAGTGCGCCGCAGGGCCGAAACGCTCCCTGCGCTCCGCGCTGGCCACCGGATTCACGAAGGCGTGGAGCGCGGTCGCCGACTCCAACGCGACCACGTTGATCGCGGCCGGGCTGCTCTTCTTCCTGGGCTCGGGTCCGGTCAAGGGCTTCGGGGTCACGCTCGCCATCGGGGTCATCGCCTCGATGTTCTCCGCGCTGGTCATCGCCCGCGCGCTCACCGAGATCGCCGCGAGCACCCGCTTCGTCAGCGACTACAGGGGCGTCAACGGCATCGCGCGCCCCGGCGCCGTGCGGACCTGGCTGGTCCGCAAGGACCCGGAGCTCTTCCGGAAGCCGGTCCGCTGGCTCGTCGTATCGGCGGCCCTGGTCGCCGTCGCGGTGGCCGGGATCGTGGTGCGCGGCGTCGATCTGGGCGTGGAGTTCACCGGGGGCCGGCTGGTGGAGTACTCCACGAGCCGCCCGGTCGACGTCGAGACGGCCCGGGACACGCTCGCCGCCGCCGGGTTCGGGGACGCCGAGGTCACCACGGCCGGGGAAGGCGACCTGTCCGTACGCACAGGGAAGCTCGACAACGACGGTGAACACGCCCTGCGGACCGCCCTCGCCGAGGAAGGGGGCGAGACGACGAAGGTGCGGGACGAGCTGATCGGCCCGAGCCTCGGCGACGAACTGCGGCGCAACGCCCTGATCGCCCTCGGGGTCGCCGTCGCCGTTCAGCTGGCCTACTTGGCGGTCCGGTTCCGCTGGACGTTCGCCGTAGCCTCCGTCGGGGCCATGATGCACGACGTGATCCTCGTGGTGGGGGCCTTCGCCTGGCTGGGACGGCCGGTGGACGGCATCTTCCTGGCCGCCCTGCTCACCGTCATCGGCTACTCGGTCAACGACTCGGTGGTGGTCTTCGACCGGGTACGGGAGACGTGGGGGGCGAACCGGCGGACACCGCTGGACACCATCGCCCGCCGGGCCGTCCTCCAGACCGTTCCGCGCACGGTGAACACCGGGGTGGGCGCGCTGTTCATCCTGGCCGCCCTCGCGGTGCTGGGCGGCGACTCGCTCGCCGACTTCGCGCTCGCCCTGCTCATCGGCATCGTCGTGGGCACGTGGTCCTCGGTGTTCACCGCCGTACCCGGGGCCATCCTCCTGGAGCGGAACGCCAAGGCCCCGCCGCCCGCCCCCGGGAAGCGGAAGGGGAAGGGCTCGGCAGGCGGGAGCGCGGGCGCGTCCCGGCGCGATCCGCTCGACAACGGAGCGCGCGTCTGA
- a CDS encoding rod shape-determining protein gives MPGRGLVLDAFPGSGYHGGDERSVRRGRIVDPESCGRLLGRIADAALGPDRSDSVIVLSHPVLAGAEHRTAARALLAGLGTSRVLVLSSARAAAAYAGPRETGPLLVVDMGAELTEVTLLVNGLVADARQAESGLDDLDRLDPAKLPAVLVRTVLDMITSMWRHDRHGAIRGALRKGPVLAGGGALRADVTDRIAHCLGTRVRLADDPSTTVVRGAGQILSSVLRHPTVSHERFGRPR, from the coding sequence GTGCCCGGCCGGGGACTGGTTCTCGACGCGTTCCCCGGCTCCGGTTACCACGGGGGCGACGAGCGGTCGGTCCGGCGCGGGCGCATCGTCGACCCCGAGTCCTGCGGCCGGCTGCTCGGCCGCATCGCCGACGCGGCCCTGGGGCCGGACCGCAGCGACAGCGTGATCGTTCTCAGCCACCCCGTGCTCGCCGGGGCCGAACACCGTACCGCCGCGCGCGCCCTGCTCGCCGGGCTCGGGACGTCGCGCGTCCTGGTCCTCAGCAGCGCCCGGGCCGCCGCCGCGTACGCCGGACCGAGAGAGACGGGCCCTCTTCTCGTCGTCGACATGGGAGCCGAGCTGACCGAGGTCACGCTCCTGGTCAACGGCTTGGTGGCCGACGCCCGGCAGGCCGAGAGCGGACTGGACGACCTCGACCGCCTCGATCCGGCGAAGCTGCCGGCCGTCCTCGTCCGCACGGTGCTCGACATGATCACGTCCATGTGGCGACACGACCGGCACGGCGCGATCCGCGGGGCCCTGCGGAAGGGCCCCGTGCTCGCGGGCGGCGGCGCGCTGCGAGCCGACGTCACCGATCGCATCGCCCACTGCCTCGGCACCCGGGTGCGCCTGGCCGACGACCCGTCGACCACGGTCGTCCGCGGCGCCGGACAGATCCTCAGCTCCGTGCTCCGCCACCCGACGGTGTCGCACGAGCGATTCGGCCGACCGAGGTGA